A window of the Deinococcus sp. KNUC1210 genome harbors these coding sequences:
- a CDS encoding M42 family metallopeptidase, giving the protein MTTNPADSSVMTYLRRLVELTGPSGSEEDVVRRVAEFARPYADSTEIDAFGNVIAIRRAAQEGARQCIISAHMDEIGFRVRKIEADGFLRLEKVGGSDDRILPAQRVWVRTRTDRLLGVIGTKSAHLLGDADRTSVVPYAQLYVDIGARSAAEVDGMGIAIGDPVGFVGDLAELGKGSGRYTAHALDDRAGCALLLTLLERLHQESPPVTLIAVFSVQEEVGLRGVEALARHLQGDVALAIDMTAADDTPEIAGHTLRLGAGPTIKVMDFSTLAHPAIRRGLLGAAGRADLNVQHEILKGIGTDAGALQYLGKGVPTGAVSVTNRYTHSPVEVLDQADLEGAVELIHQFLLALPDMPLTFLD; this is encoded by the coding sequence ATGACGACCAACCCCGCAGATTCGAGTGTCATGACGTATCTTCGCCGCCTTGTCGAGCTGACCGGGCCGAGCGGTTCCGAGGAAGACGTGGTGCGAAGGGTGGCCGAATTCGCCCGCCCATACGCCGACAGCACCGAGATCGACGCGTTCGGCAACGTGATCGCCATTCGCCGCGCCGCCCAGGAAGGTGCCCGCCAATGCATCATCTCGGCCCATATGGATGAGATCGGGTTCCGGGTGCGGAAGATCGAAGCAGACGGATTTTTGCGACTTGAGAAGGTCGGCGGCAGTGACGACCGCATTCTTCCCGCCCAGCGGGTCTGGGTCCGTACCCGCACCGACCGCCTGCTGGGGGTGATCGGCACCAAGAGCGCTCATCTGCTGGGCGACGCAGACCGGACGAGCGTGGTGCCCTACGCTCAACTGTACGTCGATATCGGGGCCAGAAGCGCCGCCGAGGTTGACGGAATGGGAATCGCCATCGGTGATCCGGTGGGCTTCGTGGGCGACCTCGCGGAACTGGGGAAGGGCAGCGGACGCTATACCGCCCACGCCCTCGACGACCGTGCTGGCTGTGCCCTGCTGCTCACGCTGCTGGAGCGGCTGCATCAGGAATCGCCGCCAGTGACCCTGATCGCGGTCTTCTCGGTTCAGGAGGAGGTGGGCCTGCGCGGTGTGGAAGCTCTGGCTCGGCACCTTCAGGGCGACGTTGCGCTGGCCATCGACATGACCGCCGCCGACGATACCCCCGAAATTGCAGGCCACACGCTGCGTCTGGGCGCTGGCCCGACTATCAAGGTCATGGACTTTTCGACGCTGGCCCATCCCGCCATTCGCCGGGGCCTCCTGGGGGCTGCGGGGCGTGCCGACCTGAACGTTCAGCACGAAATCCTCAAGGGCATCGGCACCGACGCGGGCGCACTTCAGTACCTGGGAAAAGGCGTGCCCACCGGGGCCGTCTCGGTTACCAACCGCTACACCCACAGCCCGGTCGAGGTGCTGGATCAGGCAGATCTGGAAGGTGCCGTCGAGCTGATCCATCAGTTCTTGCTGGCCCTTCCGGACATGCCGCTGACGTTCCTCGACTGA
- a CDS encoding glycosyltransferase family 2 protein — protein sequence MDVKHVDLRFPPGKEAVLWSGGARQELTGQPGRLPLVVALPARNEAERIGRTLHALGRQLQETPASLSVVVLVNNSTDDTAQEARRTAATLPVAVHVVEEEFAPEEAHVGRARGRALELAAALLDGHPGGLLATTDADTIAAPDWSAAMRRALAHADLVGGRILTLPEEKASLPASVRFLQLWDASYHLLATRLESWLNPDPADPWPRHHQHFGANLGLRLSTWNQIKAWPEVRCLEDMALVQEVRRLDLRVRHCPETRVWTSVRQSGRVEIGLSTQLREWHELTGRQQRWTVPGAAELRAAAEARALLRRYRQHHFAADQRLEAAWMVPPGALQAGLDAPTLGLAYELALNARHDAGMWHRHYPPVPVEQAVYDLRTYFACAPHTPTPVTQQDLLRQETTRPR from the coding sequence ATGGACGTCAAACACGTTGATCTGAGATTTCCTCCCGGGAAGGAGGCGGTGCTGTGGTCTGGCGGTGCCCGGCAGGAACTGACCGGTCAACCAGGCCGACTCCCGCTGGTGGTGGCTCTCCCGGCCAGGAACGAAGCCGAGCGCATCGGCAGAACTCTGCACGCGCTCGGTCGGCAGCTTCAGGAAACTCCGGCCAGTCTGTCGGTGGTGGTCCTGGTCAACAACAGTACCGATGACACCGCTCAGGAGGCGAGACGCACCGCCGCGACTCTGCCGGTTGCCGTGCATGTCGTGGAGGAAGAGTTCGCGCCCGAAGAGGCTCATGTGGGCCGGGCGCGGGGCCGGGCACTGGAACTGGCGGCGGCCTTGCTGGATGGTCATCCGGGCGGTCTGCTGGCAACGACCGATGCAGACACGATTGCCGCGCCAGACTGGAGTGCAGCGATGCGCCGGGCACTGGCCCATGCCGATCTGGTCGGTGGCCGTATCCTGACGCTGCCGGAGGAAAAGGCGAGTCTTCCTGCCAGTGTGCGTTTTCTTCAGCTCTGGGACGCGAGTTATCACCTGCTCGCCACACGCCTGGAGAGTTGGCTGAATCCTGATCCGGCAGATCCCTGGCCACGGCATCATCAGCATTTCGGCGCGAATCTCGGTCTGCGGCTGTCAACCTGGAATCAGATCAAGGCGTGGCCGGAGGTGCGCTGCCTCGAAGATATGGCGCTGGTGCAGGAAGTGCGTCGTCTGGACCTCCGTGTACGTCACTGTCCAGAAACACGTGTCTGGACCTCGGTGCGGCAGTCTGGACGGGTCGAGATCGGTTTGTCGACTCAGCTGCGCGAGTGGCACGAACTGACCGGACGACAGCAGCGCTGGACAGTTCCGGGCGCTGCGGAATTACGCGCTGCTGCCGAGGCCAGAGCACTCCTCCGCAGGTATCGGCAGCACCACTTCGCCGCAGACCAGCGGCTGGAAGCTGCCTGGATGGTGCCCCCAGGCGCACTGCAAGCTGGTCTGGACGCACCGACGCTGGGCCTGGCCTACGAACTGGCACTCAATGCCCGCCACGACGCCGGGATGTGGCACCGCCACTATCCACCCGTGCCAGTCGAGCAGGCGGTCTACGACCTCCGGACATATTTTGCCTGCGCGCCACACACCCCGACTCCTGTCACCCAGCAGGATCTCTTGCGGCAGGAGACGACCAGACCACGCTGA
- a CDS encoding ABC transporter permease, giving the protein MSATVSPDIQVSQPDRASQAFWKRFRHHPGGMIGLVITVLLLAICIFAPWLAPHDPTVQYPNGLSDLGSPLPPTHAFWFGTDSLGRDLYSRLIFGTRTSLLIAVSSNIIATSIALVLGTVAGYFGGLTDTLIMRLTDVLISFPVLLLAAFLAAVLRPGIGVIISVIGGVSWFYLARIIRAELLSIRHREYIDAARALGASDARIIFRHALPQVLGLLLVYSTLNFSTTVLFVAALSYVGIGVQPPTPDWGNMIADGSQYLTVSPWLVIFPGIFLGLSVLSFNLLGDSLRDALDPKTRKAS; this is encoded by the coding sequence GTGTCTGCAACAGTGTCTCCAGACATCCAGGTCAGCCAGCCAGACCGGGCTTCACAGGCGTTCTGGAAGCGGTTTCGGCATCATCCGGGCGGCATGATCGGGCTGGTAATCACCGTGCTGCTGCTCGCGATCTGCATCTTTGCGCCGTGGCTCGCGCCGCACGACCCGACGGTGCAGTATCCCAACGGCCTGTCTGATCTGGGGTCGCCGCTGCCGCCCACGCACGCCTTCTGGTTTGGCACCGATTCGCTGGGCCGTGACCTGTACAGCCGACTGATCTTCGGCACCCGCACCTCGCTCCTGATCGCGGTTTCGTCGAACATCATCGCCACTTCCATCGCGCTCGTACTGGGCACAGTCGCGGGATATTTCGGCGGCCTGACCGACACCCTGATCATGCGCCTGACCGACGTGCTGATCAGCTTTCCGGTTCTGCTGCTGGCTGCCTTTCTGGCCGCCGTGCTGCGACCCGGCATCGGCGTCATCATCTCGGTGATCGGCGGCGTGTCGTGGTTCTATCTCGCACGGATCATTCGGGCCGAACTGCTTTCCATCCGGCACCGCGAATACATCGACGCTGCCAGAGCGCTGGGGGCCAGCGACGCCCGCATCATCTTTCGGCACGCTTTGCCGCAGGTTCTGGGCCTGCTGCTGGTGTACAGCACCCTGAACTTCTCGACCACCGTGCTCTTCGTGGCGGCGCTGTCGTATGTGGGAATCGGCGTGCAGCCGCCCACGCCCGACTGGGGAAACATGATTGCCGACGGCTCACAGTACCTGACGGTCAGCCCGTGGCTGGTGATCTTTCCCGGTATTTTCCTGGGCCTGTCGGTGCTGAGCTTCAATCTGCTGGGAGACAGTCTGCGCGACGCCCTCGATCCCAAGACCCGGAAGGCCAGCTGA
- a CDS encoding proline iminopeptidase-family hydrolase, whose product MTQNAAADVRHIMVDGQYRVWTKKVGQGPITLLLLHGGPGCTHEYFECFEQWLSPDEYTFYYYDQLGSYYSDQPDDTSLWNVERFRAEVEQVRAALGLEQFYLFGNSWGGMLGMEYALEYQQHLKGLIVSNMTASIASYIEYLGELRDRMGPDRVATMKRFEAAGDYDNPEYQSLLSELYNQHICRVVPWPEPVQRMFEHLAKPVYNTMQGDNEFVVTGTFKDWNRWADLHRITVPTLLSVGRYDSMNPADIERMGQLMPNARVSICENGSHLSMWDDPEAYFSALKSFLNDVEAGRIPAAVAG is encoded by the coding sequence ATGACCCAGAATGCAGCGGCTGATGTCCGGCATATCATGGTAGATGGACAGTACCGGGTCTGGACGAAAAAGGTCGGGCAAGGACCGATCACGCTGCTGCTGCTGCACGGCGGACCCGGCTGTACACACGAGTATTTCGAGTGCTTCGAGCAGTGGCTGTCGCCAGATGAGTACACCTTCTATTATTACGACCAGCTGGGATCGTATTATTCTGACCAGCCGGACGACACTTCACTCTGGAATGTCGAGCGGTTCCGGGCCGAGGTCGAGCAGGTGCGGGCTGCACTCGGGCTGGAACAGTTCTACCTGTTCGGCAACTCGTGGGGCGGCATGCTCGGCATGGAATATGCCCTGGAGTATCAGCAGCACCTGAAAGGGCTGATCGTCTCGAACATGACGGCCAGCATCGCCTCGTACATCGAGTATCTGGGCGAGTTGCGTGACCGCATGGGGCCCGACAGGGTTGCCACGATGAAGCGTTTCGAGGCAGCGGGCGACTACGACAACCCCGAATATCAGTCACTGCTGAGCGAACTGTACAACCAGCACATCTGCCGGGTGGTGCCGTGGCCCGAGCCGGTGCAGCGGATGTTCGAGCATCTCGCCAAGCCGGTCTACAACACCATGCAGGGTGACAACGAATTCGTCGTGACCGGCACCTTCAAGGACTGGAACCGCTGGGCCGATCTGCACCGCATCACGGTTCCGACGCTGCTGTCGGTGGGCCGCTACGACAGCATGAATCCGGCGGATATCGAACGGATGGGCCAGCTGATGCCGAACGCCCGCGTTTCGATCTGTGAAAACGGCAGTCACCTCAGCATGTGGGACGATCCGGAAGCATATTTCTCGGCCCTGAAGAGCTTTCTGAACGACGTGGAAGCGGGGCGCATCCCGGCAGCCGTGGCGGGGTAG
- a CDS encoding Lrp/AsnC family transcriptional regulator, which yields MATRAIAPHLDDIDRTLLHLLQDDADQSHADLAVSVGLSAAGVHKRLKHLRQNGYVRKVTAVLDRSKLGLDLMCFLKATFRSNLQPENLADLQRCIRELPEILECYTVTGTSDAIIKIAVTDHVALREFLRRLSTQQQAIERIETCIVLEEFKEGNELPLGLTADQT from the coding sequence ATGGCAACCAGAGCAATTGCTCCTCATCTTGATGACATTGACCGTACCCTGCTGCACCTGTTGCAGGATGACGCCGACCAGAGCCACGCCGATCTGGCGGTGAGTGTGGGGCTATCGGCTGCCGGAGTACATAAGCGGCTGAAACATCTGCGGCAGAACGGCTACGTCAGGAAGGTAACCGCCGTGCTCGACCGCAGCAAACTGGGCCTCGACCTGATGTGCTTTCTGAAAGCCACCTTCCGCAGCAACCTCCAGCCGGAGAATCTGGCCGACCTTCAGCGCTGCATACGGGAATTGCCGGAAATTCTGGAGTGTTACACCGTGACCGGCACGAGTGACGCCATCATCAAGATCGCCGTGACCGACCACGTGGCGCTGAGGGAATTTCTCCGGCGGCTCTCGACGCAGCAGCAGGCCATCGAACGCATCGAGACGTGCATCGTGCTGGAGGAGTTCAAGGAGGGCAACGAGTTGCCGCTGGGCCTGACAGCGGACCAGACATGA
- a CDS encoding ABC transporter permease gives MFTFLLRRLSWSVVVLFFASLLTFFVGYKVPADPARMIAGPNASVETVRSISHQLGLDQPFAVQYGRFLGHALQGDLGRSYKTEQQVLPTILERFPYTLALALSGLAFEVLIGASIGMIAAGTKVRAIDGLASTFVLFTLAVPSFWLGIILLYVFGFRFPILPLGGADSGVISLLLPALTLGLAGAGYYARVGRASLLEVLGEDYIRTARAKGVSPRQIMFKHAFKNALRPLVTMTALDLGVLLGGALIIEQVFGWPGIGTLAWQAVQNIDLPMIMGTVLFSALCIVLANIVVDVLYSLIDPRVTV, from the coding sequence ATGTTCACGTTCCTGCTTCGCCGTCTGTCGTGGAGCGTGGTCGTGCTGTTCTTCGCGTCGCTGCTCACCTTCTTCGTCGGATACAAGGTGCCTGCCGACCCGGCCCGGATGATCGCGGGGCCAAACGCCTCCGTCGAAACGGTCAGGAGCATCTCGCATCAGCTGGGCCTCGATCAGCCGTTTGCCGTGCAGTACGGGCGTTTTCTGGGTCACGCCCTGCAGGGCGACCTCGGAAGATCGTACAAGACCGAGCAGCAGGTGTTGCCGACCATTCTGGAGCGCTTTCCCTACACCCTCGCGCTGGCACTGTCAGGGCTGGCCTTCGAAGTGCTGATCGGTGCGTCTATCGGCATGATCGCGGCTGGAACGAAGGTGCGTGCCATCGACGGCCTTGCCAGTACCTTCGTGCTGTTTACGCTCGCCGTTCCGTCGTTCTGGCTGGGCATCATCCTGCTGTACGTCTTCGGTTTCCGGTTCCCGATTCTGCCGCTGGGCGGCGCAGATTCTGGGGTCATCAGCCTGCTGTTGCCCGCCCTCACGCTGGGGCTGGCCGGAGCCGGGTACTACGCCAGGGTGGGGCGTGCCAGCCTGCTGGAAGTGCTGGGCGAAGACTATATTCGCACGGCGCGGGCCAAGGGCGTATCGCCCCGCCAGATCATGTTCAAACATGCCTTCAAGAATGCCCTGCGGCCCCTGGTGACCATGACGGCGCTCGATCTCGGTGTACTGCTGGGCGGCGCCCTGATTATCGAGCAGGTGTTCGGCTGGCCCGGCATCGGCACGCTGGCATGGCAGGCGGTTCAGAACATCGATCTGCCGATGATCATGGGCACCGTGCTGTTCTCGGCGCTGTGTATCGTGCTCGCCAACATCGTGGTGGACGTGCTGTACAGCCTGATCGACCCCAGGGTGACGGTATGA
- a CDS encoding amidohydrolase family protein, producing MTAFTTMLEHIPLYDHHAHALYHEPLWRAAPLGAYFTEAYDPVILEHFVSDTLFYRRSLRDLAELYSCEPNQEGVQQARLSRDYAALCTELFQRSNIGHLLIDDGFWPDRLWTVEQSREHLPVPIRRVVRSETELQELLPFYDSVGALLDALEERLREAGKNAAGFKSIIAYRTGLEISRPTAHELEHSFQRARKQGGKLLDKPLLDAALWRTLRIAADLDLPVQFHTGYGDPDLDLRLADPLNLRSVIEAPELRTLKLVLLHCYPFVREAGYLASVYSGVYLDLGLTIPYTSVAAMKTALHEALHLSPISKLLISTDAQRTPELFWLAARWARRTLGTALEQTVQDGDLTSIEAEWAAERVLWSNAAELYPETATKSP from the coding sequence ATGACTGCCTTCACGACAATGCTCGAGCACATTCCGCTGTACGACCACCATGCCCACGCCCTCTATCACGAGCCGCTCTGGCGGGCCGCTCCGCTCGGAGCCTATTTCACGGAAGCCTATGATCCGGTGATTCTGGAGCACTTCGTCTCCGATACGCTGTTTTACCGCCGAAGCCTGCGCGATCTGGCCGAACTGTACAGCTGCGAACCCAACCAGGAAGGCGTGCAGCAGGCCCGGCTGAGCCGTGACTATGCCGCGCTGTGTACAGAACTGTTTCAGCGTTCCAACATCGGACATCTGCTGATCGACGACGGCTTCTGGCCCGACCGCCTCTGGACGGTCGAGCAGAGCCGCGAGCACCTGCCGGTGCCGATCAGGCGGGTGGTCCGCAGCGAGACGGAACTTCAGGAACTGCTTCCCTTTTACGATTCGGTCGGTGCGCTGCTGGACGCGCTGGAAGAACGGCTGCGCGAAGCCGGGAAGAACGCGGCGGGCTTCAAAAGCATCATCGCCTACCGCACAGGACTGGAAATCTCGCGGCCCACGGCCCACGAACTCGAACACAGTTTTCAGCGGGCCAGAAAGCAGGGAGGCAAGCTGCTCGACAAACCGCTGCTCGACGCCGCACTGTGGCGCACGCTCCGGATCGCTGCTGACCTCGATCTGCCGGTGCAGTTCCACACCGGATACGGTGATCCTGATCTCGACCTGCGCCTTGCCGATCCGCTCAATCTGCGGAGTGTGATCGAAGCGCCGGAACTGCGGACCCTGAAACTGGTGCTGCTGCACTGCTATCCATTCGTGCGCGAGGCTGGCTATCTGGCAAGCGTCTACAGCGGCGTTTATCTCGATCTGGGCCTCACCATTCCGTATACCAGTGTGGCCGCCATGAAGACGGCACTTCACGAGGCGCTGCATCTGTCACCCATCAGCAAACTGCTGATCTCGACCGACGCGCAGCGAACGCCCGAACTCTTCTGGCTGGCGGCCCGCTGGGCAAGGCGCACGCTCGGCACCGCTCTGGAACAGACGGTTCAGGACGGCGATCTGACGAGTATTGAAGCCGAATGGGCCGCCGAACGGGTGCTCTGGTCGAATGCCGCCGAACTGTATCCCGAAACTGCCACCAAATCCCCCTGA
- a CDS encoding ABC transporter substrate-binding protein, which produces MKKSLITLLTLGFAVTASSAFAAGKNVTVAYSSDFHTLDPAIGDDTQNWPVEHALFVTLLTYKTGTALSPWAATDMGKTSADGKTYTFTIRKGITFADGEPTDAAAFKYALERVVNPKSKSPQSGKAGWFGNLVGADAYVDGKAKDISGIKLLDPYTIQFQLKKPDRTFLNYLATPFASAVARKAAEKWGSDYSHHVVGNGPFTLKSWTPGQEMVLARNPNYFDKANAATINEVHILLNLNEQVALLRAQRGDVDVLGNGVPSAQFVSISQNPRYKTYLHSAVQIGTDYLYMNTRKAPFDNKLVREAVSHAIDKKRILQLMNGRGKIANQILPEGLAGHDDSVADVSYDPAKAKALMAQAGLSGGVSTTLYTLNDEAFTKIAQAVQGQLAVIGIKADIKALPQAEYINTISTPGATAIGLSGWFQAYPDASDFLPILFKSSAYVQGGWNLSGYSNKQVDAMLDQAQGVPLKASVTIYQKAQKQILSEYPWVPLFYPVQYDFVNPRISGFDHHPVWGFIYQNWKTQ; this is translated from the coding sequence ATGAAAAAGTCCCTGATTACCTTGCTGACCCTCGGGTTCGCCGTAACAGCCTCGTCCGCGTTCGCGGCGGGCAAGAATGTGACCGTTGCGTACTCGTCCGACTTTCATACCCTCGATCCGGCCATCGGTGACGACACCCAGAACTGGCCGGTCGAGCATGCGCTGTTCGTGACGCTGCTGACCTACAAGACCGGCACCGCCCTCAGCCCATGGGCAGCGACCGACATGGGCAAAACCAGTGCCGACGGCAAGACCTACACCTTCACCATCAGGAAGGGCATCACGTTTGCCGATGGAGAGCCGACCGACGCTGCCGCCTTCAAATACGCGCTCGAACGGGTCGTGAATCCGAAGAGCAAATCGCCGCAGAGTGGCAAGGCGGGCTGGTTCGGCAATCTGGTGGGAGCCGACGCCTATGTCGACGGCAAGGCCAAGGACATCAGCGGCATCAAGCTGCTCGACCCGTACACCATTCAGTTTCAGCTGAAGAAGCCCGACCGGACATTCCTGAATTATCTGGCGACGCCCTTCGCCTCGGCTGTGGCCCGCAAGGCCGCCGAGAAGTGGGGCAGCGATTACTCGCATCACGTGGTCGGCAATGGTCCGTTTACGCTCAAATCGTGGACCCCCGGTCAGGAGATGGTGCTGGCCCGCAATCCGAACTACTTCGACAAGGCCAACGCGGCCACCATCAACGAGGTTCACATCCTGCTGAATCTGAACGAGCAGGTGGCGTTGCTGCGGGCACAGCGCGGCGACGTGGACGTCCTCGGCAATGGTGTACCGAGCGCTCAGTTCGTGTCGATCTCGCAGAACCCCAGATATAAAACGTATCTGCACAGCGCCGTGCAGATCGGAACCGACTATCTGTATATGAACACCCGCAAGGCTCCCTTCGACAACAAGCTGGTGCGGGAAGCGGTCAGCCACGCCATCGACAAGAAACGCATCCTTCAGCTGATGAACGGACGCGGCAAGATCGCCAATCAGATTCTGCCGGAAGGGCTGGCGGGCCACGATGACAGTGTGGCCGACGTTTCCTACGACCCCGCCAAGGCCAAGGCGCTCATGGCACAGGCGGGCCTCAGCGGGGGTGTCAGCACCACGCTCTACACCCTCAACGACGAGGCCTTCACCAAGATCGCGCAGGCGGTGCAGGGACAGCTGGCGGTCATCGGCATCAAGGCCGACATCAAGGCGCTGCCCCAGGCGGAGTACATCAACACCATCTCGACGCCGGGCGCGACCGCTATCGGACTGTCGGGCTGGTTCCAGGCCTATCCGGACGCTTCCGATTTCCTGCCGATTCTGTTCAAGTCGTCGGCGTATGTGCAGGGCGGCTGGAACCTGTCGGGGTACTCGAACAAGCAGGTCGATGCGATGCTCGATCAGGCGCAGGGCGTTCCGCTCAAGGCCAGCGTGACGATCTATCAGAAGGCGCAGAAGCAGATTCTGTCCGAGTATCCCTGGGTGCCGCTGTTCTACCCTGTCCAGTACGACTTCGTGAACCCGCGCATCAGCGGTTTCGACCACCACCCGGTCTGGGGCTTCATCTACCAGAACTGGAAGACCCAGTGA
- a CDS encoding glutamine synthetase family protein, whose amino-acid sequence MNGSPPSTDAALLSKLDAAGVRYLRVLWCDNANIIRARSVRIRLQGSVSVSISQGQLALPVMTDSVVAGSGLGPVGEAELVPDWNTLRLLPYAANEAAVIGDLRENGQAWAHCPRAFLKAQIERLAALGLRVQSAFENEFYLLRRADGELIPADMSVYAATSSMNQHRAFIHALTTALEAQGLEPETYYPESGPGQQELAVRYGSALESADHQIIFRETVRGTAQEHGLIASFLPKLFEHSAGSGCHINLSLWRGDENMTGDAGHPTGLSTLAQHFIAGVLHHLPALCALSIPSHNSYRRIRPHAWAGAYCTWGYANREAAVRVSRSGNGATRFELKTADASANPYLALGAVIAAGLDGVTHARTLPAEVTSDPGHLSDAERSALHVRALPTSLGEAISALEHDDVLLSALGSERAHTYLAVRRAEWEALRGLSLQEEVRLLAERY is encoded by the coding sequence ATGAACGGGTCGCCGCCGAGCACAGACGCCGCCCTGCTGTCCAAGCTGGACGCGGCGGGCGTGCGCTATCTGCGGGTGCTGTGGTGCGACAACGCCAACATCATCCGGGCGCGGTCTGTGCGGATCAGACTTCAGGGCAGTGTGTCGGTCAGCATCTCGCAGGGACAGCTGGCGTTGCCCGTCATGACAGACAGCGTCGTGGCGGGCAGCGGCCTGGGTCCGGTGGGCGAGGCAGAGCTGGTCCCCGACTGGAACACGCTGAGACTGCTGCCCTACGCAGCGAACGAGGCGGCAGTGATCGGGGACCTGAGGGAGAACGGACAGGCGTGGGCACACTGCCCGAGAGCTTTTCTGAAAGCCCAGATCGAACGGCTCGCGGCTCTGGGCCTGCGGGTGCAGTCGGCGTTCGAGAACGAGTTCTACCTGCTGCGGCGTGCCGACGGCGAACTGATTCCCGCCGACATGAGCGTCTATGCGGCCACCAGCAGCATGAATCAGCACCGGGCGTTCATCCATGCGCTGACCACGGCCCTGGAAGCGCAGGGGCTGGAACCGGAGACGTACTACCCGGAGTCGGGGCCTGGCCAGCAGGAACTGGCCGTGCGCTACGGCAGCGCCCTCGAAAGCGCCGACCATCAGATCATCTTCCGCGAGACGGTGCGCGGGACAGCGCAGGAACATGGCCTCATCGCCAGTTTTCTGCCGAAACTCTTCGAGCACAGCGCGGGAAGCGGGTGTCATATCAATCTCAGCCTGTGGCGCGGCGACGAAAATATGACGGGCGACGCGGGCCACCCGACCGGGCTTTCCACGCTGGCACAGCACTTTATAGCGGGCGTGCTGCACCACCTTCCGGCGCTGTGTGCCCTGAGCATTCCCAGCCACAATTCGTATCGCCGTATTCGCCCGCATGCGTGGGCAGGCGCGTACTGCACCTGGGGCTACGCCAACCGAGAGGCCGCTGTCAGGGTCAGCCGCAGCGGCAACGGGGCCACCCGCTTCGAACTCAAAACGGCGGATGCCAGCGCCAATCCGTATCTGGCCCTGGGAGCGGTCATTGCTGCCGGGCTGGACGGCGTGACGCATGCCCGGACGCTGCCCGCAGAAGTTACCAGCGATCCGGGCCACCTGAGCGACGCCGAACGCTCTGCGCTGCATGTCCGTGCGCTGCCGACCAGTCTGGGCGAGGCGATCTCGGCACTGGAACACGACGACGTGCTGCTGAGTGCCCTGGGCAGCGAGCGAGCGCACACGTACCTCGCGGTGCGCCGAGCCGAATGGGAAGCCCTGCGGGGCCTGAGTCTGCAGGAAGAAGTCCGGCTGCTGGCCGAGAGGTACTGA